Proteins co-encoded in one uncultured Bacteroides sp. genomic window:
- a CDS encoding pectinesterase family protein, whose product MFAKAVKILILFVLFCANVKAQKQDTIVVAQDGSGKYRNIQEAVESVRAFMDYTVTIYIKNGVYKEKIVIPSWIKNVEIIGEDAFKTVITNNDHANMNKMGTFRTYTVKVEGNNITFRNLTIENNAEQLGQAVALHTEGDRLIFINCRFLGNQDTVYTGTEGTRLWFTDCYIEGTTDFIFGPSTALFEHCTIYSKRDSYITAASTSKDTKYGYVFKNCKLTAALDVTKVYLGRPWRPYAATVFMNCELGKHILPVGWHNWKNPENEKTVRYAEYMNTGEGASTKERVKWSKQLNKKEAAEYTVEKIFKINNNWYPHK is encoded by the coding sequence ATGTTTGCTAAAGCAGTTAAAATACTAATTTTATTTGTGTTGTTTTGTGCTAATGTTAAGGCACAAAAGCAAGATACTATTGTTGTAGCCCAGGATGGGAGTGGTAAGTACAGAAATATTCAGGAAGCTGTAGAAAGTGTACGTGCTTTTATGGATTATACGGTTACCATTTATATAAAGAATGGGGTGTACAAAGAAAAAATTGTTATTCCTTCTTGGATTAAGAATGTGGAAATTATTGGTGAAGATGCCTTTAAGACTGTTATTACCAATAATGATCATGCAAACATGAATAAGATGGGAACGTTTCGTACCTATACTGTGAAAGTGGAAGGTAACAATATTACTTTCCGAAATCTGACAATTGAGAATAATGCGGAACAGCTGGGACAGGCTGTCGCACTTCATACCGAGGGTGACAGGCTGATATTCATCAACTGCCGTTTCCTGGGTAATCAGGATACTGTTTACACCGGAACAGAGGGAACACGTCTTTGGTTTACCGATTGTTATATTGAAGGAACAACCGACTTTATTTTTGGTCCATCTACCGCATTGTTTGAACATTGTACTATTTATAGCAAACGAGATTCATATATCACTGCAGCTTCAACGTCGAAGGATACAAAGTATGGCTATGTATTTAAAAATTGTAAGCTGACCGCTGCACTTGATGTAACGAAAGTATATCTGGGACGTCCCTGGAGGCCTTATGCTGCTACTGTTTTTATGAATTGTGAGTTGGGTAAACATATTCTTCCTGTTGGTTGGCACAATTGGAAGAACCCGGAAAATGAGAAAACGGTCCGTTATGCAGAGTATATGAATACCGGTGAAGGGGCATCTACAAAGGAACGGGTAAAATGGAGCAAGCAATTAAATAAGAAAGAGGCTGCTGAATATACTGTAGAGAAGATCTTTAAGATAAACAACAACTGGTATCCTCACAAATAA
- a CDS encoding glycoside hydrolase family 88 protein, with protein sequence MIKTICKVILFCAFSCTAQAFSQVGISDKLPMSVRMAKSEMIRFPHAWQLDFSKDLRWNYCQGLELKAMLDVYDKYGDDKFYKYALTYADTTINDDGSIKTYKMSEYSLDRVNSGKILFRIYEQTKNEKYKKALDLLRSQLDSHPRTSEGGFWHKNVYPNQMWLDGVYMASPFYAEYSFRNNRPQDYADVIKQFIVIARHTYDPANGLYRHAWDESREQKWADKQTGQSAHCWGRAMGWYAMALVDALDFIPKHEAGRDSMLNILNNVATQIKKYQEKKSGLWYQVIDRSGDKGNYLEASCSSMFVYTLFKAVRMGYIDKSYLQVAEKGYKGILSNLIEVDKQGIVSITKVCAVAGLGGNPYRSGDYDYYIHEKIRSNDPKAVGPFIMASLEWEKLHK encoded by the coding sequence ATGATAAAAACAATTTGTAAAGTTATTCTTTTTTGTGCTTTTTCATGTACCGCACAAGCTTTCTCACAAGTGGGGATTTCGGATAAATTACCAATGTCTGTACGTATGGCCAAATCTGAAATGATTCGTTTCCCTCACGCATGGCAATTAGATTTCTCAAAAGATTTAAGATGGAATTATTGTCAGGGGCTGGAGTTGAAAGCAATGCTCGATGTGTATGACAAATATGGTGACGATAAGTTCTATAAATATGCACTTACGTATGCTGATACAACGATTAATGATGATGGAAGTATAAAGACTTACAAAATGTCAGAGTATAGTTTAGATCGTGTTAATTCGGGGAAGATCCTTTTCCGTATTTACGAACAGACTAAGAATGAGAAATATAAAAAGGCTCTTGATCTGTTAAGAAGTCAGCTGGATAGTCATCCACGTACATCAGAAGGTGGTTTTTGGCATAAGAATGTCTATCCTAACCAAATGTGGTTGGATGGTGTTTATATGGCATCTCCTTTTTATGCTGAATATTCTTTCCGTAATAACCGGCCACAGGATTATGCTGATGTAATAAAGCAATTTATAGTAATAGCTCGCCATACTTATGATCCGGCTAATGGGCTTTACCGCCATGCATGGGATGAAAGCCGTGAACAGAAATGGGCGGACAAGCAGACCGGACAAAGTGCTCATTGCTGGGGAAGAGCTATGGGATGGTATGCTATGGCACTGGTGGATGCTCTCGATTTTATCCCAAAACATGAAGCTGGTCGTGATTCTATGCTAAATATCCTGAATAATGTGGCAACTCAGATTAAAAAATATCAGGAAAAGAAGAGCGGTCTTTGGTATCAGGTGATTGACAGAAGCGGAGACAAGGGAAATTATCTGGAGGCTTCTTGTTCTTCAATGTTTGTATACACTCTGTTTAAAGCGGTTCGTATGGGTTATATTGATAAATCTTACCTGCAAGTGGCTGAAAAGGGATACAAAGGAATACTCAGTAATTTGATTGAAGTGGATAAACAAGGAATTGTTTCTATAACAAAAGTTTGTGCCGTTGCCGGACTGGGAGGTAATCCTTATCGTTCAGGAGATTATGACTATTATATCCACGAAAAGATTCGGTCTAACGATCCTAAGGCTGTAGGGCCATTTATTATGGCTAGTCTTGAATGGGAAAAGCTTCATAAGTAA
- a CDS encoding MraY family glycosyltransferase produces the protein MEDYKICIAFIIGGFISSLIIESFILPKIIIFSRKKGLFDMPNDRKEHEIPVPRLGGISFFPVLLLITIIILYIRLQMMGNAYLPIFYKVIGDLMMIICGFLILYIVGIKDDLSGVSYKKKFIVQLAASIFMIASDTYIDNFYGLFGIYEIPIWIGIPLSMFLCIYITNSINLIDGIDGLASGLSSVALIVYGCLFFISEQWTLSILCFTMLGILASFFYYNVFSTKNKIFMGDTGSLMLGFLLSFLGIRLAMDLPESSFAQPTGAILVAASVLIIPMFDTVKVMYARFRLHKNIFTPDRKHLHHRLIDIGFSHRTAMIIIISSSIIITLANIYALQHMDINIVFGADLITLLSSNGLISHQRNVKVQRITALARFPKKELQEN, from the coding sequence ATGGAAGATTATAAAATTTGCATTGCATTTATTATTGGAGGATTTATTTCATCCCTTATCATTGAAAGTTTTATTTTACCCAAGATCATTATTTTTTCTCGGAAAAAAGGTTTATTTGACATGCCAAACGATAGAAAAGAACATGAGATTCCTGTTCCCCGCTTAGGTGGTATATCTTTCTTTCCAGTTCTGCTTTTAATTACAATAATTATACTGTATATAAGATTACAGATGATGGGAAATGCATACCTTCCTATATTTTATAAAGTTATAGGTGATTTAATGATGATAATTTGCGGCTTCTTAATATTATATATAGTAGGTATAAAAGATGATCTGTCAGGTGTAAGCTATAAAAAGAAATTTATAGTACAATTAGCCGCTTCAATTTTTATGATTGCAAGTGACACATACATTGATAACTTTTACGGTTTGTTTGGGATATATGAGATTCCTATATGGATAGGCATTCCACTTAGCATGTTTCTCTGCATTTATATAACAAATTCCATTAACCTTATTGACGGAATAGATGGATTAGCCTCAGGTCTTAGCAGTGTTGCGCTAATTGTTTATGGATGCTTGTTTTTTATAAGTGAACAATGGACTTTATCAATTCTCTGTTTTACAATGTTAGGAATTCTTGCTTCTTTCTTCTACTATAATGTATTTAGCACTAAAAATAAAATATTTATGGGAGATACAGGTTCTCTTATGCTGGGTTTCTTACTCTCATTTCTTGGAATCCGACTAGCAATGGATCTTCCGGAATCATCATTTGCTCAGCCAACAGGTGCCATTTTAGTAGCAGCTTCCGTTTTGATTATTCCCATGTTCGATACTGTTAAAGTAATGTATGCCAGATTCCGTTTACATAAAAACATATTTACTCCAGACAGAAAACATCTTCACCATAGACTAATTGATATTGGTTTCTCTCATCGGACCGCCATGATAATAATTATTTCGAGTTCCATAATAATAACCTTAGCCAATATTTATGCATTACAACACATGGATATTAATATTGTATTTGGGGCTGATTTAATTACTTTATTAAGTTCAAATGGTTTAATCTCACATCAAAGAAATGTGAAGGTCCAAAGAATTACAGCTCTTGCAAGATTCCCTAAAAAGGAACTTCAGGAAAACTAA